Within the Malus sylvestris chromosome 4, drMalSylv7.2, whole genome shotgun sequence genome, the region aaAACGCGGGAAATTTAACGGTTCTGAGCAGAAGCTCCCTCTTTGTTTCAAACTATAAAAACGGTACCTGAATAGAACTAATATGAAATACACAAAACATTTTGGGGTCAATCCAGAAATAGTGAAAACTTGTAATGTCATTTTCTACCCCATAGAAGGACGAAATAGTAAGGGTAGTTTGCATGAGACTACGAGTTATCGGAGTCGTTGAGCAGCAAGGATTTCCGGTGGGAAGAGCTGAGAACTCAGATAGAAAACGACCCGTCGTTTCCCAAATATTTCAGGTGGATGCAAAAAAGCGAGGTAAATAGTATGCACTGCTGTGTACAATATACGTTGTCTGACCCTTGCAAGCGGAGAGCCTTATTGTCTTGGGTCACCCTTTTAGTGGAAAACTGATGGTTTACTTTCGCTTGTTCTAATTGCTAATCTCTAATCTCTACGTTCGCTCGGCATGAATTTAAAATCTTCTATCAATAAGCAGAATTGCTACATACTTGCTGCATGTAATCAGGGCCGTCTTTGAGATTTTGGAGGCCTTGTGCGAAATTTGTAAAAAGGGCCATCCTTAAgatagttttaagttttaaaaaagTATGACAATATATTAATACTAGAAAACATTcacttaaattaaaacaaagccacttagtactagacgaatttgaaccacattattgttagctcacTCTCCCACACTCTTAgcatagataatattgtttgttcaaaaaaaaaattcaaaacaaactttagCACTCACTGATTGCATATTTACAAATATCCTTAATGATAAGTAAAAAGAACTACAAATATAACcttcactaaataatcaaaaatAGTTTTATTTTAAACAGCCAAacatgaaagaaaaagaaaacatcaaacctctaactttaaagtttcacttgaatgtataaatttgttatataataaaattaagaaactgCCGCTATTCAGGGTGTTATTATTGACACTCAAAATATCTCATTGTACTCCAAGtctttatatttagaaagaaaaaaaaaactcttataAGGATTGCATAATGCGGTATAAAATGctaataaaaacaatttttttaaattagaacaTTATTACATGATGTTAGATGGCAAAAATTTAGGGGTCCCTTCAAATTTGGAGCTTGTACGACTACACATTTCGCTCCTCCTCAACGCCGCCTCTGTGTACAATGAAGCAAGAAGCATTTAAAATGGCCTTGGAGTTGCTGGTTAGCTGCAGCCAGCATGTCATTGTCAACCGATGTGATcatatgaaattttcaaatcGAAACCAAGTTATGTAGTGACTGTACTTTTTTTAACCTTCGTTTCCATCGTAGTTGATCAAAATGCATTCTGTAGTGTGAAATCGTAGGTTTTGTTTCTGCTTTCATCTCCTTGCCTTCGTGGTTTACGCTGACCAAAATATTTACGAATTAGTTCTTTGGTTTGATCCTTGTGACTTACTTTGATTATTCCACAAGGAGTTTCTAGCATAACATAATAAATAACTAATAAAATCCTTAGATCGCATCAAGTTTTCAGTTATCTTGGCATTTATCCGGTGCAAATGACACTGTCATACTTCTAACATCAAACACGAAACGAAGATTTGCCAGCTGAAACGCCCCTAAGAGACTCGGTCCTGTGTCACAAATAGGCATTATACCGAGGCACTTCAAGATTCCCTCGGGTTCTGATGCACTTCAAGACTCCCTCGGTTCTTCCATTGCGGAAACAGTTGAAAGAATCATATTCCTGCCAATCCATGGATTTCGACCTCCTTTGTTGTCTTTCCTTGACTGAAAAGTTTTCTTCTGGTAAGACTAGACTAACTTCCGCTACAAGATAAACTGCGTAGTCATTCGATTCCAGTAAATGTACGTAGAATCAAGTTTTGATGTCCATTAAGTAGTTGCAGTGGGTGATTCCCACGGAACTGTGAGAATTCACAAAAGCATGCAGTTATTAAAACTTTCTGTCGAATCTAAGACTACGCCTTATAATAAGGCTGAAGAATCATGTTCTGTTCATACAACGGATTGAGACCTCCACCAACCAAATGATATTCCCTCTGTACTGAATTCCAAATGCACTAAAAATTTCGGTCCAATCTTGATAACAAGTTTACGTGCTTTAGAGATATTTTCGAATACGTTCATGTGAAGGATGGGAAGAGGATGACAACAAATCAAAAACCATTGCTAGCTTGGTCCAGCAAAACACCATATTCCAAACAACATCGCACACTACTCAAATAGTCTCGATTCTGGGGTTGATTTTGCGTGAGGTTAGGAGCTCGGCTTCTTGCTATTTCAGCCATCATGTGATGCCTCTCTTTGAGGATGAAATTCTTTAGGAAGAGGAGTATCGATCGGTGTGGCAGTGAGCATATACAGAAGGAAGGTTGTGTCTTGGTGCAGGCAGATTTGGCAATATGTCATCAGTAGAGGTTTAGTTACAGATTCATATATTTGGTTGTGTACTGGATCTACAATAAAGGAAATGATTTCCGCATGTCAAAAATAAACGGGTGCATAGGAGAGAAAAATGGTCTGCAGAAATCACTTTTAGTGCATTAAATGTACTTTACGACGAGGAAATTCCTTTGTCTTGCCTTCAACATCTATAATATTTTTCTCCGTCTTACAATAGAGGGAAGCGAACCCGTTGCCTACCCTTATCCTAATCAATTTTCCAACAACTCTCACTACTTGAGCTAACCCGAAGGGTGATCGTAATTActtaataaaaggaaaaaaaaaaaaaaggaaaaacgaATTCACGAAATTACTACAAAGCTTATTTTATTACTTGGTTCACAAGGCATACATGCCATCAATACAGATTACAAAGAGTACACTTCCATGTCTTACCATGAAACTAAACAGAAgcagaaacacacaaacagatAGAGTGGCTAGGTTATACCGATCCAACAGAAGAAAATGACGCAAGAAACGCATACAACGAAGCAGAAGCATAAAGTCTTAATTAGCATCACATATTTTACTTGTAGGAATATTTGTCCTTGGGCTTTGAACTCTCCGTCAAGTAGTGCAGGGCTCTCTCCATGTCATCCATTGGCATGCTGAGCCTGCCATCCCCTCGAACTGGACGTGCAGCCGCCAGTAGTGATCCACGGTTTGGCTTAGCGCTGTGGCCACTACCGTTAGCTATCATGTTAATTGCTGTTCCCATGGCACCACCGTTATGTTTGCGGTTGTGTGGGTTGTCATCATAGTTGTCGTACCTAGCGGTGTTGGAATGTTTGTACGGCTTGTTGGTGCTGTACTGATCACTGTAATCACCATATCCTGGAGGCCTATTGTATCCACTTTGATTAGGGTAGCTGCCATAAGTTCTTGCTGGCTCAAAGGTCTGTCGTGGAGGGCTCGAAGGCCTGATACTCCAGTTGTCTCCGGTGGCAGCATAGCCGTAATTTCCACCTGGGGGAGAGCCATGCCTGTATGAAGTTAACAAAGGTGAGTCAACACGTTCAGTAATAATCGTCTCCTGTTTTGTAACGTAGCTCCCAGCAGGTTGTGCAATGGTTGTGCGTCGAGTTCGGTCAGCATCACCTATAGTTGTGCGGAACTCGTCGGTTTCAGCGTACCTTGTTTGGCCCCACTCGTTGGTGTACGGTCTTACCCCGTTGCTTCCGGTGGTGTAGGCTGGTCCGGTGGAGTAGGCGGGTCCGGTGGAGTAAGCTGGTCCGGTGGAGTAGCCTTGTCCGGTGGAGTAAGCTGGTCCGGTAGAGTAGCCTGGTCCATGACGGTAGCTAGTCATTGCTTCAAGTTTGGAAGTACCtgtgtgaattttttttcttctgattacTTGGACTGTCGAAgcttttatatatgtatatatatatgtgtgtgtgttggacAGACACTTCCAAGATTCCATTCAAATTATTCCATCGCAAAACTGTTAAAGAATCATATTCTGTTGACCCATAGATTGTGACCCCCCATTAACTTcccttgaaaaaaaaagagagagatgggTAGCAAAACTTGGTTGGACACCCATATCACCAATAAGAACTTACATGTTACTAGGACGTCAATGTGACATATTCCAAATTAATCACACAACACGATATAAACAAGTTAAAAACATATGGTGACACAtgacaaacttaaaatactaacACATTTGCGTCTTAGTTGCATGTAAGTCTCTCTCGATATCATCATACTCAGAAGTTGGAACTTTTGGCCTTAATACTCTTCCCCTGAAGAGAAACATCAAGAATCAAAGCTTAACCCTTTTGCCCAAATGCAGATTCTCTGCCTTATCAAATTATCTCAAAGTATCTGCAGAATCATGTTCTGAGTTCCAAAGGCACTCAACTTACTTCTCTCATTTTTTAAGTCTAAGATGAAGGAGAATATAGGGGAAAAAAGGCAACTACTTTACATCCTTTAGAGATATTATTCAGTACTTTCATTTCCTGTTGGGTATACAAATCTGAGAGATATTATTCAGTACTTTCATTTCCTGTTGGTTATACAAATCCGACacacccaaaaaagaaaaatagcatatATTTCCATCTCGAGAACTTACATGCAATCAGGATATCAAAGTGGCAATATTCTAGGTCAATCAAACATTGTCATGTGGATGTGGGCAAAGTAACACACATGGCGACGCTTGATAGGCCTAGGATACCGCTATCTTCGATCTCAAACAGAAGGTTAGCGTGTTCCTGCTACTTACATATGCTAAAATCTGACccaaattttttcaaataatcTTCAATTCTGGGACTGATTTTTCATCCCCGGAGAAGAAATCAAATATCCCAGTTTCAGTAGTAAACCTATAAGAACTTGTTCATCACGCGAATTATGATTTCCAACGGATAATATCACTACGAAAAATGAGAATCATAAAATTCCTCTTGTTTCTTCTCAGAGATTCAGACCCCAATTTCAAGTTTTCTTGCGACACAAGATTCGGCAGAGGGAAAAAGACAGAAGATGCTTTTCTTTATTACACAAACATCTTCCACggaaaaatatttacactataaACAAGAAGAACGTatccaacaaaatcaaattttcaaggCTCAAATGTTGGAACTTCCTCTAGATGGTGATACATTGCCCGATATATTGTTCTGTCGAAAACATTCCTGTAAGGATCCTCCTCCCGCTTTTTAATTAAGTACGCTAAACTGTTTTCAATGTCTGATTGTATCTGCAGGTACAATTCCTTTGCGTTTTCTTTGTCTTTCAGGatctctttctttccctttgTTTCGATGGGCTTCCCAAACAAACAGTAATACCGTCCTGGTATCTTCGGTAGAATCCCTGGAAAAAAGGGTTGTACGTTGGCAACCTCCCCACTCGACTCATCCCTATAAACCAGAAAACCTTAAAACTCAGTCTAACAATTTGAGACCATTAAGATTTAGAGTTGGGAGAACACGAAAACAATAAGACGGAGGATAATTACCTTATTTTTATAGATTCAAGATTAGCGTCTTTGAGATAGTTACTCACCACTGGGATATTCATTAGGTCCTTGTGGTCAAGAACCAACTGCCAGATCCAACATAAGAACCGAAATATAATGTTAACTGAAAGTTAAGCTCAAAAGTAAAAGGAAGGCATGGCATTGTGACATTATCTGTTTTCCGAAAAGGCAAAAACAAAGAGTGGTATCGGAAGAAAATAATTATAAGGCGTGTAAGTATTGAAAGCTATAGGCGACCGAGATTTCATAAACTTATCATACGCTATGAAAAGAGGTGCATATTTTGCTAAGAAAACTTTTGGGAAGAACAGTAACACAAGCTTACTTCTAGCATGTCATCTTCTCCTACAGCCGCAAATGGTACAATTGTGGCCCCAAAGTGTGCAGCCATTCTCACAAATTCGGGTTGGTCAGGCCAGAATAACTTGTATTCTTCACCCTGCCAATTATAGAAACACCAAAAGGCATGGGAAACCAAAACTATAACAGATAAATTACCAACAAGAATGAAGTGTGTTTGTAAAATCCATTGCACACGCATTTAAAACATACAAAATGCCAGATCGAAAACTAAGTTCTTGGAATCTTGGCTCACCTTGTTATGGAGAGACTCACGTGCACCACCAGGATAGAGCAGAACATGAGATTTTATTGCAAGCAATTTGAACAGGTTTTTTGCTGCGACAGGTACTGCGCCGAATAGTTTGAGAAAGTCAAATTGGGCCAAGTTCCCGTACTTGCCCCAAAACAACGCTGGATGTGCTACTCCACGAATGATTATGCTCTTCTCTCTTAAAAATTCTTCAACTAAAGGATAAACTTCCAATCCCAATATGTTGTGATTACCAACAAGTAAGACAGGTCCTTCATCTGGAACTCCAGCAAGACCTCTCACTATCTTCCCATCTTCCAATGTTGAGAGCATTACGGAAGCAGTATATGGGCGTAATAACCTGACATTCATGTATTTCAGTATCAGCTCTGGCCCCAAATCAACAAATATGTTAATGGATGCAACTTAGCGGGGTCCGGGTTAGGTGCAAGTGAAACCCATACATGATGCAATTATACTGCAAATACATTTTGGAACTAACATGCCTGGAAATCTGCAACACAGAATACGAAACAAACAAATGTAAGAAGAGTATGAAGTGTTGAACTGAATTACCCGAATTGTTCATCACATGTATGTTTGAATTCCCACATACTAGGAGGAAGAAAATCTGAGACATAATCATGCTTCCTAGAACGACGGTATTTGTATGTGCCTTTTATAACCGACATCAAATTAACGCCATCTTCCTGTAATATGACAATAGAGCACATCCAATCACATTAGCGTCTTCACAAGTCAATGGCATCCAAAAAGGTAAAGCTTATATTACACAGGAACAGCAAAGTATAGCAAAATTTACATCAAAGCAAACAAAATTGTTGTCACAGTAATAGTGTCTAGTGTCCATTGTCAAATGGGAAATTGATATCCCAAGAGAGTTCTTGAAGCCAAAACTCAATCTTTATTCTTTAACTAGAGATTTTATCCGACTTGGGAATTAATAAAAGGTGTCGAGTTCAAGGAACAGATTCAACAAtattcaagaaaagaaataaaactgtGTACTAAATTCATATCCAGAAATGCACCTTGGTTATTAATTTAAAGTTAATGTTATTAACCATTATCCAACAGACAAATTGAAGCCAACTTAAAGATAAAATTCACCATCATCAGTCCAATGTGTTGCACACTTACATCTACGCGGTTTAAACAAAATCATTAAGGGCATCAATTTCGCAATGTGATAAACACGTCATTACACTTGTCATTGATGATGACAGCTAACAGAAAATTCAGTAGCATTGCACCAGACTTGAAATATGCAGACATATTTTAACTTACTAGTAATAGAGTATGTCCATTGTCATTGCAGTGTCGTACTGTACAATTCTGTAATGAACGTGCCAGTCGCTCTGCTTCATCTCGACTTGGAACCATGTTATCTTTGCCACTGAAATGCCAACACATGATTTttactataaaaaattaaaaaatcaaatgtATATACAATTTTACAATGATCATTTTTAATGCGAACGAGAGAGAACCACAATGAGTATAGTGAATATTAACCTAGCCAACACTAGCACTTCAGCTTTAACAGCATGGAGACGGGAATTTGCATAAGCAGCAGCTGACTTGAGCAGCTTCAGCTTCCAAAGAAGAGTGTCCCTCGGTATAATATCAGCCAAAGACTGAGATGGAAATGATAGAAGTaagtaaatattgaaaataagGTAGAATCCACTCATGTAGACATTTCAATGAAGTTCAAGAAAAGGAATTGAAAGCACTTCTTACAGAGAGATATGGTAGCAAATCAGTCAAATTGCGTGACATTTGTGTCAACTTTAAACTGGAAGGAAGTCTATTTTCTATGTTAACCGTCGCCATTTTTGTTGGATCACCTGATGGAAAGAAGGTTAAAGTCGTGACATCAGAATTCTTGTATTTGGCAGTGGAAAACGTAGGGGCTTGAAACTGCAAACAGTTGTTTCTGACCATGACACCACACGAAACTTTCCAGGAAAACTAACATCCAAAAGTTCTTAAAACTGCTTCCAACAAATACACATGGCTCCCAATCAACTTAACATTCAATACAAGATAATGCAATTTACcgacatataaaaaaaattaacaacggGAAAAGTACAACAAAAGCTTCCAAAACAATTCTTTAGTTCAACCATCCGCAAACTTATCTTTCAAATCATAAAACCTATTAATATAATGCTATTATGCTAATAACCCAATTCTCTAGGAAACCAACAAAAATGAGTTTTCTTGTGAACTGAAAAACATAATCTTATTGACCTCACCAAATTCCAAATATAAAGTACCATATTCTCTTTTACTCCTAGATTAACAATTGATAGTAAAATTCATTTTAGTTACTGGGCTCCTAATTAAAAAATTCCTGATTGTATTGATCCGATTTGTTCCCGTGATAAGCTATAGTCTAAATACTCTCATTAGCATTTCAGATTGTAAGAAAATTGAGACTCGAATTCATTGGCTGCGACACAACAAGACTTGCAACAAGACAACATCAAGTATTTATATCATTCATTTTAGTCAAGGGAAAATAATGGATGTCGTATCCCTGGATTGGCAGCACCCCAAGAGAATAAGCGTTCCACATATCATAGTAACACAGTTAACTGAGACTGTGAGTGTACCAGGCTCTCTAAAAGAGTCTTCTTCAAGGATTGAAAGCACAGCCAAGGGCCAAATTAGAAATGACTTATCTCACTTCAGCATAAATGTTTTTGTTAATTAGATTTCAGAGCAACAAATCACGTACCCATAACAAAGCTAAGTAGATAGGGAACAGCAATATGTAATTCATCAGGCATAGCAGCCAAGATTGGGAACAGAGGTTGCAGTGGAGACCTTTCAACCGATGtagctaaaataaaaaaacaccaaaACGTCAGACTGAGTTGGTGTGTTCATGACATGCCATTAGCATAACAAAAATACATGTTGAAGAAAATTGGACTGCACAACTTATAACCAACCTGGATTGACCAGTGTCAGTACTAAATCAATGGTAGGATTACGTGCAGCAACGGCAAGTGACAGGCATCCTCCAAAGGAATCTCCTACCAAGTAAATTGGCTTGTTTGGAGATGAAGCATGCTCAAGCCTTATAGTTTCTTCGACAAATTTCACCAGCCCTTAACATATGAAACCAAACTAAATTATTGATTAAGAGTGACATGTTATCaagtaaagaaaaacaaaactgaTATTTCATACATATATAAAGAATTTCAAATGGTGTTATCATGATTAAGACCTTCAAATGGTGTCCGATCATTAACAGGAATATGCAGGCATCGAACTTCAAAAGCCCTGCGTTTTTTCAACGAATTATATATCAGAAGCTGCTAGAAATAGTTTACCACCAATTTCAGAGCTAAAACCTGATTTTTAGCGATACCATATTTCTCAAACAAGGACAACCATTTATTTGAGTGGAATTTCGCCACAAGCCAtagtttt harbors:
- the LOC126617637 gene encoding uncharacterized protein LOC126617637; translation: MTSYRHGPGYSTGPAYSTGQGYSTGPAYSTGPAYSTGPAYTTGSNGVRPYTNEWGQTRHGSPPGGNYGYAATGDNWSIRPSSPPRQTFEPARTYGSYPNQSGYNRPPGYGDYSDQYSTNKPYKHSNTARYDNYDDNPHNRKHNGGAMGTAINMIANGSGHSAKPNRGSLLAAARPVRGDGRLSMPMDDMERALHYLTESSKPKDKYSYK
- the LOC126619392 gene encoding phytyl ester synthase 1, chloroplastic-like isoform X2, which translates into the protein MIKPDGGPPRWFSPIECGRPLKDSPILLFLPGLDGTGWGLILHHKALGKAFEVRCLHIPVNDRTPFEGLVKFVEETIRLEHASSPNKPIYLVGDSFGGCLSLAVAARNPTIDLVLTLVNPATSVERSPLQPLFPILAAMPDELHIAVPYLLSFVMGDPTKMATVNIENRLPSSLKLTQMSRNLTDLLPYLSSLADIIPRDTLLWKLKLLKSAAAYANSRLHAVKAEVLVLASGKDNMVPSRDEAERLARSLQNCTVRHCNDNGHTLLLEDGVNLMSVIKGTYKYRRSRKHDYVSDFLPPSMWEFKHTCDEQFGLLRPYTASVMLSTLEDGKIVRGLAGVPDEGPVLLVGNHNILGLEVYPLVEEFLREKSIIIRGVAHPALFWGKYGNLAQFDFLKLFGAVPVAAKNLFKLLAIKSHVLLYPGGARESLHNKGEEYKLFWPDQPEFVRMAAHFGATIVPFAAVGEDDMLELVLDHKDLMNIPVVSNYLKDANLESIKIRDESSGEVANVQPFFPGILPKIPGRYYCLFGKPIETKGKKEILKDKENAKELYLQIQSDIENSLAYLIKKREEDPYRNVFDRTIYRAMYHHLEEVPTFEP
- the LOC126619392 gene encoding phytyl ester synthase 1, chloroplastic-like isoform X3, which codes for MMGLDGTGWGLILHHKALGKAFEVRCLHIPVNDRTPFEGLVKFVEETIRLEHASSPNKPIYLVGDSFGGCLSLAVAARNPTIDLVLTLVNPATSVERSPLQPLFPILAAMPDELHIAVPYLLSFVMGDPTKMATVNIENRLPSSLKLTQMSRNLTDLLPYLSSLADIIPRDTLLWKLKLLKSAAAYANSRLHAVKAEVLVLASGKDNMVPSRDEAERLARSLQNCTVRHCNDNGHTLLLEDGVNLMSVIKGTYKYRRSRKHDYVSDFLPPSMWEFKHTCDEQFGLLRPYTASVMLSTLEDGKIVRGLAGVPDEGPVLLVGNHNILGLEVYPLVEEFLREKSIIIRGVAHPALFWGKYGNLAQFDFLKLFGAVPVAAKNLFKLLAIKSHVLLYPGGARESLHNKGEEYKLFWPDQPEFVRMAAHFGATIVPFAAVGEDDMLELVLDHKDLMNIPVVSNYLKDANLESIKIRDESSGEVANVQPFFPGILPKIPGRYYCLFGKPIETKGKKEILKDKENAKELYLQIQSDIENSLAYLIKKREEDPYRNVFDRTIYRAMYHHLEEVPTFEP
- the LOC126619392 gene encoding phytyl ester synthase 1, chloroplastic-like isoform X1, encoding MASVIGFPGPHFFVLNSENKLRTCVLQVKSLGGKDSPGLSSESVVLNCASVIEEREERRSVIDRGNESLRLKVKEEKRVEDGGGLESLKPLYDDGYGTVTVKDYFHANKEMIKPDGGPPRWFSPIECGRPLKDSPILLFLPGLDGTGWGLILHHKALGKAFEVRCLHIPVNDRTPFEGLVKFVEETIRLEHASSPNKPIYLVGDSFGGCLSLAVAARNPTIDLVLTLVNPATSVERSPLQPLFPILAAMPDELHIAVPYLLSFVMGDPTKMATVNIENRLPSSLKLTQMSRNLTDLLPYLSSLADIIPRDTLLWKLKLLKSAAAYANSRLHAVKAEVLVLASGKDNMVPSRDEAERLARSLQNCTVRHCNDNGHTLLLEDGVNLMSVIKGTYKYRRSRKHDYVSDFLPPSMWEFKHTCDEQFGLLRPYTASVMLSTLEDGKIVRGLAGVPDEGPVLLVGNHNILGLEVYPLVEEFLREKSIIIRGVAHPALFWGKYGNLAQFDFLKLFGAVPVAAKNLFKLLAIKSHVLLYPGGARESLHNKGEEYKLFWPDQPEFVRMAAHFGATIVPFAAVGEDDMLELVLDHKDLMNIPVVSNYLKDANLESIKIRDESSGEVANVQPFFPGILPKIPGRYYCLFGKPIETKGKKEILKDKENAKELYLQIQSDIENSLAYLIKKREEDPYRNVFDRTIYRAMYHHLEEVPTFEP